The bacterium genome includes a region encoding these proteins:
- a CDS encoding MFS transporter, with product MVSHGSMKEYFKYDIFAFMFGFGGSVNGSMTYYLGIPVAYLTYIGASVTQIGSLTAILWAGFSIPQLWAAYATETKPIKKRFMASAIILSGLTWLIIGMHILFFGGRMPVFSVWLFLILFAWAVSLVGMFMPANFSLIYKITPTERLGHLIGILFAVQFLGTFVGGFAINYINNTFNEPVNYAVLFLLTFVISTGIAFLLLRINEPESEQIKAEPSFGVYLGKCLTVLKTDRLFTKFLVAKWLMSGHYVMMAFILVYLIRERGFDPLDAGWFSSLYALGLALAGFTITKISDMYGPRYMLVTSQVIAVIYTAMIWLAPSGSTVLVFAAFIITGISEMSDNVGYTNMCLFCCPSEDKSTYVAVTNVGVIPFMVILPIAMGWLIDRGILSYGNMFALAMGMMIAAIVYILAVVRNPQGYTDMKAAAADTRK from the coding sequence GTGGTCAGCCACGGAAGCATGAAAGAGTATTTCAAATACGACATCTTTGCATTTATGTTCGGATTCGGCGGCAGCGTCAACGGCTCCATGACGTATTATCTGGGAATTCCGGTTGCCTATCTCACGTATATCGGCGCCAGTGTCACCCAGATCGGTTCGCTGACGGCAATTCTGTGGGCAGGCTTTTCGATACCGCAGCTCTGGGCCGCTTACGCAACCGAAACAAAACCGATCAAGAAACGCTTCATGGCATCCGCAATCATTCTCTCAGGCCTGACATGGCTCATAATCGGAATGCATATTTTATTCTTCGGCGGGCGGATGCCGGTTTTTTCAGTATGGCTGTTCCTTATTCTTTTTGCCTGGGCGGTTTCACTCGTCGGCATGTTCATGCCCGCGAACTTTTCCCTCATCTACAAGATTACACCAACCGAAAGGCTCGGACATCTTATCGGGATTCTCTTCGCCGTGCAGTTCCTCGGAACATTCGTCGGGGGATTCGCGATTAATTACATCAATAACACGTTTAACGAACCGGTCAATTATGCCGTGCTTTTCCTTCTGACATTCGTCATTTCAACGGGAATCGCGTTTCTTCTGCTCCGGATCAACGAGCCTGAAAGCGAGCAGATCAAGGCAGAGCCCTCTTTCGGCGTATATCTGGGAAAGTGCCTCACCGTCCTGAAAACAGACCGGCTGTTTACGAAATTTCTTGTTGCAAAATGGCTCATGAGCGGGCATTATGTCATGATGGCGTTCATTCTTGTCTATCTAATACGGGAACGGGGATTCGATCCGCTCGATGCCGGGTGGTTCAGCTCGCTCTATGCGCTCGGTCTCGCTCTCGCCGGTTTTACCATCACGAAAATCTCGGATATGTATGGACCCAGATACATGCTCGTTACCTCTCAGGTAATTGCGGTTATCTATACCGCGATGATCTGGCTGGCACCGTCAGGGAGTACGGTGCTTGTTTTCGCGGCGTTTATCATAACGGGCATATCTGAAATGTCCGATAATGTCGGATATACCAACATGTGCCTTTTCTGTTGTCCTTCCGAGGACAAATCAACCTATGTCGCCGTGACGAATGTCGGTGTCATTCCCTTCATGGTCATTCTTCCCATCGCGATGGGCTGGCTGATCGATCGGGGTATCCTTTCTTACGGGAACATGTTCGCCCTGGCGATGGGTATGATGATTGCGGCTATCGTCTATATCCTTGCAGTCGTCAGAAATCCGCAGGGATACACCGATATGAAAGCCGCCGCTGCGGACACCCGGAAATAA
- a CDS encoding amidohydrolase family protein gives MIYDVHTHFWQPHELGPQVEADAIRAGGVSIDHGMTSESHLEATKAADKCIVFGLRAKKTGYNIPNDSVKAQVDKAPERLVFFTSVDPSENNFMEELERTHQDMGAKGIKLGPIYQGVHPLDERYRRIYAYAQRHGLPILTHMATTFASGVPLEYANPVHMSQVAIDYPELNIILAHMGHPWIGETVAAIRKEPNLYADISALYYRPWQFYNALMLLVEYGTWKKVFFGSDYPCASVADSIKGLLNANHIVEKTGLPKISREILESILNRDAFTILGIE, from the coding sequence ATGATATACGATGTTCATACCCATTTCTGGCAGCCTCATGAACTCGGTCCCCAGGTCGAGGCCGACGCTATTCGCGCGGGCGGGGTCTCCATTGACCACGGCATGACCAGCGAATCACACCTCGAAGCAACAAAGGCGGCTGACAAATGTATTGTTTTCGGCCTTCGCGCGAAAAAAACCGGTTACAATATTCCCAACGACTCGGTGAAGGCGCAGGTGGACAAGGCGCCCGAACGGCTGGTGTTTTTCACGAGCGTCGATCCCTCCGAAAACAATTTCATGGAGGAGCTCGAGCGTACCCATCAGGACATGGGCGCCAAAGGAATCAAGCTCGGCCCGATATATCAGGGTGTCCATCCGCTCGATGAACGGTATCGCCGTATTTATGCATACGCCCAGCGTCACGGGCTTCCGATTCTCACGCACATGGCAACGACGTTTGCGAGCGGGGTTCCGCTCGAATATGCCAATCCCGTACATATGAGCCAGGTGGCGATCGACTATCCGGAGCTCAACATCATTCTGGCGCACATGGGGCACCCGTGGATCGGTGAAACGGTCGCTGCAATCCGCAAGGAACCGAATCTGTATGCGGACATCTCGGCTCTCTATTACCGTCCCTGGCAATTTTACAATGCCCTCATGCTGCTCGTCGAATACGGGACATGGAAAAAAGTCTTCTTCGGCAGCGATTATCCCTGCGCATCGGTGGCCGATTCCATCAAAGGGCTGCTGAACGCCAATCACATCGTCGAGAAAACGGGACTGCCGAAGATTTCCCGTGAAATTCTCGAAAGTATTCTGAACCGTGACGCTTTCACTATTCTGGGAATTGAATAG
- a CDS encoding aminotransferase class V-fold PLP-dependent enzyme has product MAETMNKPLLMIPGPIDPPDEVLRRCGLPVFPHYEGDFPAFFDRLVTKMKTVFGLEDGDVFIPCGSGTTAVNMMLASLCTPDDSVLLMHNGSFGSYAERNLTSLAIPYACVYGPWGHVVDPDDVRREMKRNHHNIIYLTHNESSTAVLNPIPPIGEIAREFDALLLVDSVSGVGGAVIDMDNAGADVVAGASQKCLELPPGLAPVAVGQRAWNYMKAQKNRRVPYILDLMWWKKAFVEMHDYHPQLQTGATTMLYALDWIVDRIIGEGLENRQERFRAAGKRLIEGFAEFGFNPGANPACASPVVTEFIMPDGNPSSELRGFYLARYNTMVGNGERTDSSGNPISFRIAHFGRAAEHERIDHMIAITGEFMRERLCKR; this is encoded by the coding sequence ATGGCGGAAACCATGAACAAACCGCTTCTGATGATTCCGGGGCCGATCGATCCGCCCGATGAGGTTCTGCGGCGTTGCGGTTTGCCGGTATTTCCTCATTACGAGGGCGATTTCCCGGCCTTTTTCGATAGACTGGTCACTAAAATGAAGACTGTATTCGGCCTGGAGGATGGCGATGTCTTCATTCCCTGCGGCAGCGGGACTACAGCGGTCAACATGATGCTGGCCAGCCTCTGTACGCCCGATGACAGCGTGCTGCTCATGCATAACGGGAGTTTCGGCTCCTACGCGGAACGGAATCTGACCAGCCTCGCGATTCCGTATGCGTGCGTGTACGGTCCATGGGGACATGTGGTGGATCCCGATGATGTCCGCAGGGAAATGAAGCGCAATCATCATAATATCATATACCTTACGCATAATGAGAGCTCGACTGCGGTACTCAATCCGATCCCGCCCATCGGCGAAATAGCGCGCGAGTTCGATGCACTCCTCCTTGTCGACTCGGTATCGGGAGTCGGGGGCGCCGTGATCGATATGGACAATGCCGGCGCGGATGTAGTTGCGGGGGCATCGCAGAAGTGTTTGGAACTCCCGCCGGGACTCGCTCCCGTGGCGGTTGGCCAAAGAGCGTGGAACTATATGAAAGCCCAAAAAAACCGCCGTGTACCCTATATTCTTGATCTCATGTGGTGGAAAAAGGCATTCGTCGAGATGCACGATTACCATCCCCAGCTTCAGACCGGGGCGACAACCATGCTCTATGCGCTCGACTGGATTGTCGACCGGATTATCGGGGAAGGCCTTGAAAACCGTCAGGAGCGTTTCCGCGCCGCCGGTAAACGCCTCATTGAAGGATTTGCTGAATTCGGTTTCAATCCGGGTGCCAACCCTGCATGTGCCTCCCCGGTCGTTACGGAATTTATCATGCCGGACGGTAATCCGAGCAGCGAGCTTCGCGGTTTTTATCTCGCCCGGTATAACACGATGGTCGGAAACGGGGAAAGAACCGACTCATCGGGGAATCCGATATCGTTCAGAATCGCCCATTTCGGCCGTGCGGCAGAACACGAACGAATCGATCATATGATAGCGATAACCGGTGAATTTATGAGAGAGCGGTTGTGTAAAAGATAG
- a CDS encoding DUF2961 domain-containing protein, which produces MIYDDAKEKQPGKTGTVLSIWISLVILAVLSGCSGSGNKGDGSTGRPELYARQPHMQSRWASFENPTAEKGKAGLENKGAKGHAFDSIAPGETKVLLDVRGAGIVNRIWMTMNPRSPELLRSLRIEMFWDDAPTPAVSAPLGDFFCHILGRGVSVDNELFSNPNGNAFNCYIPMPFKKAARIVVVNDSETTFIQFYYDVDINLTDRPDENALYFHAYWRRERWTKLGEDYEILPPVKGEGRYLGAHVGVITRPDNIGWWGEGGLKIYLDGDSEHPTMMGTGTEDYMGAAWGMPVFKSRYQGCLITDNEHGFHAFYRYHIPDPVYFHQDCRVTMQQIGCTHRETALSLMEKGVPFKAHSIFYVGKAGTKFVRLLDMDPVPDIKDITMPEGYDQEYIFYYRTDDWSSVVFFYLDSPENGLPPMAGRDDRTTGIEGSIPLQ; this is translated from the coding sequence GTGATATATGATGATGCGAAGGAGAAACAGCCGGGAAAAACCGGAACCGTTCTTTCGATATGGATATCCCTTGTAATCCTTGCCGTCCTGTCAGGCTGTTCCGGAAGCGGGAACAAGGGGGATGGTTCAACCGGTCGGCCGGAGCTTTATGCACGGCAGCCGCACATGCAGTCACGGTGGGCAAGTTTCGAGAATCCCACAGCTGAAAAGGGAAAAGCGGGGCTGGAAAACAAGGGCGCCAAGGGACATGCATTCGACAGTATCGCGCCGGGAGAAACGAAGGTTCTTCTCGATGTTCGCGGAGCGGGTATCGTAAACCGCATCTGGATGACCATGAATCCGAGAAGCCCGGAGCTTCTCAGGTCGCTGCGCATCGAAATGTTCTGGGACGATGCCCCGACTCCGGCGGTTTCGGCGCCTCTCGGTGATTTCTTCTGTCATATACTCGGCCGTGGCGTTTCTGTCGACAACGAGCTCTTTTCAAATCCCAATGGCAACGCTTTCAACTGCTATATCCCGATGCCGTTTAAAAAAGCGGCGCGCATCGTTGTGGTCAACGATTCCGAAACGACTTTCATCCAGTTCTATTACGATGTGGACATCAATCTCACCGACCGTCCCGACGAGAATGCGCTCTATTTCCATGCATACTGGCGCCGTGAACGATGGACAAAGCTCGGTGAGGACTATGAAATTCTTCCGCCGGTAAAGGGAGAGGGACGGTATCTCGGCGCACATGTCGGTGTCATCACAAGGCCCGACAACATTGGTTGGTGGGGTGAAGGAGGCCTGAAAATCTACCTTGACGGCGACAGTGAGCATCCCACCATGATGGGAACGGGCACCGAGGATTATATGGGCGCCGCATGGGGAATGCCGGTATTCAAAAGCCGTTACCAGGGCTGCCTGATCACCGATAACGAACATGGTTTCCATGCGTTCTACCGGTACCATATCCCCGATCCCGTCTATTTCCATCAGGACTGCCGTGTCACCATGCAGCAGATCGGCTGCACACACCGTGAAACAGCGCTCTCACTCATGGAAAAAGGGGTGCCCTTCAAGGCGCATTCGATCTTTTATGTCGGGAAAGCGGGAACGAAATTCGTGCGTCTGCTCGATATGGATCCCGTGCCGGACATAAAGGATATCACCATGCCCGAGGGTTACGACCAGGAGTACATCTTTTATTACCGGACGGACGACTGGTCATCGGTCGTCTTCTTCTACCTCGATTCTCCGGAAAACGGCCTGCCCCCGATGGCGGGACGGGATGACCGTACAACGGGCATCGAAGGGAGCATACCCCTTCAGTAG